A region of Stigmatella erecta DNA encodes the following proteins:
- a CDS encoding SDR family NAD(P)-dependent oxidoreductase, with the protein MALSEQQKTRPFAVVTGASSGIGYELAKQFVQNGYDVLIAAEDDGITEAARALGGSGRVESVKVDLARYEGVELLYAKIQAFGRPVDAIALNAGVGVGGAFAQQTRLEDELNLIALNVTSSVHLAKRVSRDMVQRKSGRILFTSSIAAVMPAPFEAVYGASKAFLLSFSEALRNELADVGVTVTALMPGPTETNFFHRAGMDDTQVGQDEKDDPAQVARQGFEALMAGKDKVVAGSFKNRAMAAAAQVMPDPATAHLHRKMSEPGSGTKKQ; encoded by the coding sequence ATGGCTTTGTCGGAACAGCAGAAGACCCGGCCGTTCGCCGTCGTGACCGGCGCGTCCAGCGGCATCGGCTACGAGCTGGCCAAGCAGTTCGTCCAGAACGGATACGACGTGCTCATCGCCGCCGAGGATGACGGCATCACCGAGGCCGCCAGAGCCCTCGGGGGCAGCGGGCGCGTGGAGAGCGTGAAGGTGGACCTCGCCCGCTACGAGGGCGTCGAGCTGCTCTATGCGAAAATCCAGGCGTTCGGCCGCCCCGTGGACGCCATCGCCCTCAACGCGGGGGTGGGCGTGGGGGGCGCCTTCGCCCAGCAGACGCGGCTGGAGGACGAGCTGAACCTCATCGCCCTGAACGTCACCTCGTCGGTGCACCTGGCCAAGCGGGTGTCGCGCGACATGGTGCAGCGCAAGAGCGGGCGCATCCTGTTCACCTCGTCGATCGCCGCGGTGATGCCCGCGCCGTTCGAGGCGGTGTACGGCGCCTCGAAGGCCTTCCTGCTGTCGTTCTCGGAGGCGCTGCGCAACGAGCTGGCGGACGTGGGCGTCACCGTCACCGCGCTGATGCCGGGCCCCACCGAGACGAACTTCTTCCACCGCGCGGGCATGGACGACACCCAGGTCGGCCAGGACGAAAAGGATGATCCGGCCCAGGTGGCCCGCCAGGGCTTCGAGGCGCTGATGGCGGGCAAGGACAAGGTGGTGGCCGGCTCGTTCAAGAACCGCGCGATGGCCGCCGCCGCCCAGGTGATGCCGGACCCGGCCACCGCCCATCTGCACCGGAAGATGTCCGAGCCCGGCTCCGGGACGAAGAAACAGTAG
- a CDS encoding ATP-grasp domain-containing protein: MAANIILLGAKRFISERAWQLGARPWIIQHPERAEDWVNRQSERVLLMDYEDPALIPMLKAAHAVTPFTSAITIAEEALLPCARINQALGLPGTPLELVEKTRDKPSMRRVLDSGGFSPVQWAAVKVPADAAAFAGRVGYPFILKPVDGVGSIGVRLVHGAQELEGVLNGKSAWIAEEYLDGPEYSVECFSFGGRHVILGINVETKNPDPTGSAFLEVAHQVPAPMSPERDREVRAFIRGFLDVLGLKDGPTHTELKYTAKGPRIVETHTRLGGDRLWDLVRLTTGYDLVDMTLQWAMGTLKPLEADPLPQGGAAIQYFTPPPGRLKRLHGMQALRRIPGVVDISLMVDVGATIRPAMQSEDRAGFVIAQGPTAVQALEICQEVRQRLVFDTV; encoded by the coding sequence ATGGCGGCAAACATCATCCTCCTCGGCGCGAAGCGCTTCATCTCCGAGCGGGCCTGGCAGCTGGGTGCCCGGCCGTGGATCATCCAGCACCCCGAGCGCGCGGAGGACTGGGTGAACCGGCAGTCCGAGCGGGTGCTGCTCATGGACTACGAGGATCCGGCCCTCATTCCCATGCTGAAGGCCGCGCACGCGGTGACGCCGTTCACGAGCGCCATCACCATCGCCGAGGAGGCGCTGCTGCCCTGCGCGAGAATCAACCAGGCGCTCGGGCTGCCCGGAACGCCGCTGGAGCTGGTGGAGAAGACCCGCGACAAGCCGTCCATGCGGCGCGTGCTCGACTCGGGCGGGTTCTCGCCCGTGCAGTGGGCGGCGGTGAAGGTGCCCGCGGACGCGGCGGCGTTCGCCGGGCGCGTGGGCTACCCCTTCATCCTCAAGCCGGTGGATGGCGTGGGCAGCATCGGGGTGCGGCTGGTCCACGGCGCCCAGGAGCTCGAGGGCGTGCTGAATGGCAAGTCGGCCTGGATCGCCGAGGAGTACCTGGATGGGCCCGAGTACTCCGTGGAGTGTTTCTCCTTCGGGGGGCGCCACGTCATCCTGGGCATCAACGTGGAGACGAAGAACCCGGACCCCACCGGCAGCGCCTTCCTGGAGGTGGCCCACCAGGTGCCCGCGCCGATGAGCCCCGAGCGGGACCGGGAGGTCCGCGCCTTCATCCGCGGCTTCCTGGATGTGCTGGGGCTCAAGGATGGCCCCACGCACACGGAGCTCAAGTACACCGCGAAGGGCCCGCGCATCGTGGAGACGCACACGCGCCTCGGCGGCGACCGGCTGTGGGACTTGGTGCGGCTCACCACGGGGTATGACCTGGTGGACATGACGCTCCAGTGGGCCATGGGGACCCTGAAGCCCCTGGAGGCGGATCCCCTGCCCCAAGGGGGCGCGGCGATTCAGTACTTCACCCCGCCGCCCGGCCGGCTCAAGCGGCTCCATGGCATGCAGGCGCTGCGGCGGATTCCAGGCGTCGTGGACATCTCGCTCATGGTGGATGTGGGGGCCACCATCCGGCCGGCCATGCAGTCCGAGGACCGGGCGGGCTTCGTCATCGCCCAGGGCCCGACGGCCGTGCAGGCGCTGGAGATCTGCCAGGAGGTCCGCCAGCGGCTCGTGTTCGACACGGTCTGA
- a CDS encoding ATP-binding protein → MSVQQPSSPPGPDTHPLRGGGECGALMRQVDWSKTAIGPVEQWPQSLRTAVGILLNSNYPLYIAWGPRYVQLYNDAYRPVCGATKHPAALGQEAKVTWPEVWGMLAPGFDKILATGEANWVENLMMPLDRNGFLEECYFTYSHSPILDETGGVGGIFAALTETTAQVLDARRLRTLNDLSTGTTDMKSATAACEAAARILAQNPHDVPFALLYLATEEGRAVRLAGAAGLEAGSALAPLALGPQDEDPWSLREVMRTGQGLRLEGLSGRMGALPGGPWPEPATQGLVLPLTLAGHAQPSGVVLLGASPRCAMEGSYESFLRLVGAQAATAVQSARAFEEEKRRAEALARLDQSKTAFFSNISHEFRTPLTLMLGPVEDGLQDTVEPLPPHQRERQETVHRNGLRLLKLVNTLLDFSRIEAGRVQAHYQPTNLSAFTGELASAFRSLVEKAGLAFTVDCPPLGAPVHVDREMYEKIVLNLLSNAFKFTFEGGIHVSLQAEAGRAVLTVADTGTGIPEAELPHVFERFHRVEGARGRSYEGSGIGLALIQELVRLHGGALGVESTPGQGSRFTVALPLGTAHLASGQLLDAGIPATPGRGVVPFVEEASHWTVASAAPPRGEPRAELTARGAPRAEAPAHVLLADDNADIREYVRRLLTGRGWTVEAVPDGEAALASALARPPDLVLTDMMMPRLDGFGLLRALKGHEKTRHVPVIVLSARAGEEATVEGMEQGADDYLAKPFSAKELVSRVAARLEISRARRRSEALAEELKLADQRKDEFLAMLAHELRNPLAAISLALSMLDRTEGDTAKVAKHRDMAKRQISNLVRLVDDLLDVSRITRGKLDLRKEDVDLAVLLQNALSVTRPFIDSRGHTLSVTRAPGAFQLHADATRLEQVVVNLLTNAAKYTEPGGSISVRLSREGPGPGQAVLSVKDTGRGIPRDMLGKVFELFVQVAPTIDRSTGGLGLGLTLVKRLVEMHGGSVEVFSEGPGQGSEFTVRFPLLAPAPARVGPAPVAPQASAPLPRRRILVVEDSADIRESMTEVLEDLGHEVATAKTGPEGVEQLLALRPDVALIDVGLPGIDGYEVARRARAAPGGEHLYLVALTGYGGPEAKAQAERAGFNLHLTKPVSIDDLPWVVSPPGLTDAPSPD, encoded by the coding sequence ATGTCCGTGCAGCAACCGTCTTCCCCTCCCGGCCCAGACACCCATCCCCTGCGAGGGGGCGGCGAATGCGGCGCGCTGATGCGGCAGGTGGACTGGTCGAAGACGGCCATCGGCCCCGTGGAGCAGTGGCCCCAGTCGCTGCGCACCGCGGTGGGCATCCTGCTCAACTCCAACTACCCGCTCTACATCGCGTGGGGCCCCAGGTACGTGCAGCTCTACAACGACGCCTACCGGCCCGTGTGTGGCGCCACGAAGCACCCGGCCGCCCTGGGCCAGGAGGCGAAGGTCACCTGGCCCGAGGTCTGGGGCATGCTCGCCCCCGGCTTCGACAAGATCCTGGCCACGGGGGAGGCCAACTGGGTCGAGAACCTCATGATGCCGCTGGACCGCAACGGCTTCCTGGAGGAGTGCTACTTCACCTACAGCCACAGCCCCATCCTGGATGAGACCGGCGGCGTGGGCGGCATCTTCGCGGCCCTCACGGAGACGACCGCGCAGGTGCTCGACGCGCGGCGGCTGCGCACGCTCAACGACTTGAGCACGGGCACCACCGACATGAAGTCCGCCACGGCCGCGTGCGAGGCGGCCGCGCGCATCCTGGCCCAGAACCCCCACGACGTGCCCTTCGCCCTGCTCTACCTCGCCACGGAGGAGGGCCGCGCGGTGCGCCTGGCCGGCGCCGCGGGGCTCGAGGCGGGCAGCGCGCTCGCGCCCCTCGCCCTCGGTCCGCAGGACGAGGACCCGTGGAGCCTGCGGGAGGTGATGCGCACCGGGCAGGGCCTCCGCCTGGAGGGGCTCTCCGGGCGCATGGGCGCGTTGCCGGGCGGCCCCTGGCCGGAGCCCGCCACGCAGGGGCTCGTCCTTCCGCTCACGCTCGCCGGGCACGCCCAGCCCTCCGGCGTGGTCCTCCTGGGCGCCAGCCCCCGCTGCGCGATGGAGGGCTCGTACGAGAGCTTCCTGCGGCTCGTGGGCGCGCAGGCCGCCACCGCCGTACAGAGCGCGCGCGCCTTCGAGGAGGAGAAGCGGCGCGCGGAGGCCCTGGCGCGGCTGGATCAGTCGAAGACGGCCTTCTTCAGCAACATCTCCCACGAGTTCCGCACGCCCCTGACGCTCATGCTGGGGCCCGTGGAGGACGGCCTCCAGGACACCGTGGAGCCGCTGCCCCCGCACCAGCGCGAGCGCCAGGAGACGGTCCACCGCAACGGCCTGCGGCTGCTCAAGCTCGTCAACACGCTGCTCGACTTCAGCCGCATCGAGGCGGGCCGCGTGCAGGCGCACTACCAGCCCACGAACCTGAGCGCCTTCACGGGGGAGCTGGCCAGCGCCTTCCGCTCGCTGGTGGAGAAGGCGGGCCTCGCCTTCACGGTGGACTGTCCGCCGCTGGGGGCGCCGGTCCACGTGGACCGGGAGATGTACGAGAAGATCGTCCTCAACCTGCTGTCCAACGCCTTCAAGTTCACCTTCGAGGGCGGCATCCACGTGTCCCTCCAGGCCGAGGCGGGCCGCGCGGTGCTCACCGTGGCCGACACGGGCACGGGCATCCCCGAGGCGGAGCTGCCCCACGTGTTCGAGCGCTTCCACCGCGTCGAGGGCGCGCGGGGCCGCAGCTACGAGGGCAGCGGCATCGGGCTGGCGCTCATCCAGGAGCTGGTCCGCCTCCACGGGGGTGCCCTCGGGGTGGAGAGCACGCCCGGCCAGGGCAGCCGCTTCACGGTGGCGCTGCCGCTGGGCACCGCCCACCTGGCCTCCGGGCAGCTCCTGGACGCGGGCATTCCGGCCACCCCCGGGCGGGGCGTGGTGCCCTTCGTGGAGGAGGCGTCGCACTGGACGGTGGCGTCCGCCGCCCCGCCGCGGGGGGAGCCCCGGGCGGAGCTCACCGCCCGGGGCGCGCCCCGCGCCGAGGCGCCCGCGCACGTGCTGCTCGCGGACGACAACGCGGACATCCGCGAGTACGTGCGGCGGCTGCTCACCGGCCGGGGCTGGACGGTGGAGGCCGTGCCGGACGGCGAGGCGGCGCTCGCCTCCGCGCTGGCGCGCCCGCCGGACCTGGTGCTGACCGACATGATGATGCCGCGCCTGGATGGGTTCGGGCTGCTCCGGGCGCTCAAGGGCCACGAGAAGACGCGGCACGTGCCGGTCATCGTCCTGTCGGCCCGCGCGGGCGAAGAGGCCACCGTGGAGGGCATGGAGCAGGGGGCGGACGACTACCTGGCCAAGCCCTTCTCCGCCAAGGAGCTGGTGTCCCGCGTGGCCGCGCGGCTGGAAATTTCCCGCGCCCGCCGGCGCAGCGAGGCGCTCGCCGAGGAGCTGAAGCTCGCCGACCAGCGCAAGGACGAGTTCCTGGCCATGCTCGCCCACGAGCTGCGCAACCCCCTGGCCGCCATCAGCCTGGCGCTGTCCATGCTCGACCGCACGGAGGGGGACACCGCCAAGGTGGCCAAGCACCGGGACATGGCCAAGCGGCAGATCAGCAACCTGGTGCGCCTGGTGGACGACTTGCTGGACGTCTCGCGCATCACCCGGGGCAAGCTGGACCTGCGCAAGGAGGACGTGGACCTCGCCGTCCTCCTGCAGAACGCCCTGTCCGTGACGCGGCCCTTCATCGACTCGCGCGGGCACACGCTGTCGGTGACGCGCGCCCCGGGCGCGTTCCAGCTGCACGCGGACGCCACGCGGCTGGAGCAGGTGGTGGTGAACCTGCTGACCAACGCGGCGAAGTACACCGAGCCGGGCGGCAGCATCTCCGTGCGCCTGTCGCGGGAGGGACCGGGCCCCGGGCAGGCCGTGCTGTCCGTGAAGGACACCGGCCGGGGCATCCCCCGGGACATGCTCGGCAAGGTGTTCGAGCTCTTCGTCCAGGTGGCGCCCACCATCGACCGGAGCACCGGCGGGCTGGGCCTGGGCCTCACGCTGGTCAAGCGCCTCGTCGAGATGCACGGCGGCAGCGTGGAGGTGTTCAGCGAGGGCCCCGGCCAGGGCAGCGAGTTCACCGTGCGCTTCCCCCTGCTGGCGCCCGCCCCGGCGCGGGTGGGGCCCGCCCCGGTGGCCCCGCAGGCCTCCGCCCCGCTGCCCAGGCGGCGCATCCTCGTGGTGGAGGACTCGGCGGACATCCGCGAGAGCATGACCGAGGTGCTGGAGGACCTGGGCCACGAGGTGGCCACCGCGAAGACGGGGCCGGAGGGCGTGGAGCAGCTCCTCGCCCTGCGCCCCGACGTGGCCCTCATCGACGTGGGGCTGCCCGGCATCGACGGCTACGAGGTGGCCCGGCGCGCCCGCGCGGCGCCCGGCGGGGAGCACCTCTACCTGGTGGCGCTCACCGGCTACGGGGGGCCCGAGGCCAAGGCCCAGGCGGAGCGCGCGGGCTTCAATTTGCACCTCACCAAGCCGGTGAGCATCGACGATCTCCCCTGGGTCGTGAGC
- a CDS encoding PaaI family thioesterase, producing the protein MSPFLPFEHIKAFTEESLTFNKLLGIQVIRAAQGEARLEVPFRPDLLGDPRRGALHGGLVATLLDTCGGTAILSLFQNVDDHFSTVDMRIDYLRPGQHQLLAAEAKVLRAGKRLSVVDIVAFHPGSEHEPVATGRALYSLRVTQKR; encoded by the coding sequence ATGAGCCCTTTTCTTCCCTTCGAGCACATCAAGGCGTTCACCGAGGAGTCCCTCACCTTCAACAAGCTGCTCGGAATCCAGGTCATCCGGGCGGCGCAGGGAGAGGCGCGGCTCGAGGTGCCCTTCCGGCCGGACCTCCTGGGAGACCCCCGGCGCGGCGCGCTGCACGGAGGGCTGGTCGCCACCCTCCTCGACACCTGTGGCGGGACGGCCATCCTCAGCCTGTTCCAGAACGTGGACGACCACTTCAGCACCGTGGACATGCGCATCGACTACCTGCGCCCGGGGCAGCACCAGCTGTTGGCCGCCGAGGCCAAGGTACTGCGTGCAGGCAAGCGCCTGTCCGTGGTGGACATCGTGGCCTTTCACCCGGGCAGCGAGCACGAGCCCGTGGCCACGGGCCGGGCCCTCTACAGCCTGCGCGTCACCCAGAAGCGCTAG